The following are from one region of the Bradyrhizobium septentrionale genome:
- a CDS encoding DUF1330 domain-containing protein, whose amino-acid sequence MNARSKIGLVMLTCATLGALGREALHGEPGPPAYLIGQIDVINPDGYAKEYLPKAREIIKAHGGKLVAAAGAAATGSQVVAVDGEPPKRVVIYMYPSMAALRAWRNDPAYVQVRAVGEKYATYHTFAVEGSVAN is encoded by the coding sequence ATGAATGCTCGAAGCAAGATCGGTCTCGTCATGCTCACATGCGCCACTTTGGGTGCTCTAGGCAGGGAAGCACTCCATGGCGAACCGGGGCCACCCGCCTATCTGATCGGGCAAATCGACGTCATCAATCCCGATGGCTATGCCAAGGAATATCTGCCCAAGGCGAGGGAGATTATCAAGGCGCACGGCGGGAAGCTGGTTGCGGCTGCAGGCGCGGCGGCGACCGGTTCGCAGGTCGTTGCCGTTGACGGAGAGCCACCCAAACGCGTGGTCATCTACATGTATCCAAGCATGGCGGCGCTTCGGGCTTGGCGAAACGATCCGGCCTACGTGCAGGTCCGAGCCGTTGGCGAAAAATACGCCACGTATCACACATTCGCTGTCGAGGGCTCTGTCGCCAATTAG
- a CDS encoding amino acid ABC transporter permease, translated as MSSVAHLPQDPLPIGPRPAPRVLGGQSTAWLRANLFPSIPSGIVTLLLLFVLGKACISLWQWGIANAVWIVPGNDSSACRALRGVGACWAVIPEKYRFILFGTYPFDEQWRPALVVVIFIALFVVSSRRSFWRKELFLLWAAALIAIGCLMWGGFLGLTFVTQDRWGGLPVTLILATFGLAFGFPLGILVALGRRSKLPAIRSLCVLYVELIRGVPLISLLFMASVMFPLFMPDGVNIDKLLRAQIAFILYAGAYLAEVVRGGLQAVPRGQYEAADALGLSYWEKNALIVLPQAIRHVIPPLVNTFIAFFKDTSLVLIIGIFDLLTTAKTAIVDPAWQAFSVEVYVFVGVIYFVFCFAMSRYSRGLEAQRTSG; from the coding sequence ATGAGCTCGGTTGCCCACCTTCCGCAGGATCCGCTTCCGATCGGCCCGCGGCCCGCGCCACGGGTGCTTGGCGGTCAGTCCACCGCGTGGCTGCGCGCCAATCTGTTCCCCTCCATCCCGTCTGGTATCGTGACCTTGCTGCTGCTGTTCGTGCTCGGCAAGGCCTGCATCAGTCTCTGGCAGTGGGGCATTGCCAACGCGGTGTGGATCGTCCCCGGCAACGACAGCAGCGCCTGCCGCGCGCTGCGCGGCGTCGGCGCCTGCTGGGCGGTGATCCCCGAAAAATACCGCTTCATCCTGTTCGGCACCTATCCGTTCGACGAGCAGTGGCGGCCGGCACTCGTCGTCGTGATCTTCATCGCGCTGTTCGTGGTCTCGAGCCGCCGCAGTTTCTGGCGCAAGGAGCTGTTCCTGCTGTGGGCCGCGGCGCTGATCGCGATCGGCTGCCTGATGTGGGGCGGCTTCCTTGGTCTCACCTTTGTCACGCAGGACCGCTGGGGCGGGCTGCCGGTGACGCTGATCCTTGCGACCTTCGGGCTCGCCTTCGGCTTCCCGCTCGGGATTCTCGTCGCGCTCGGCCGCCGCTCAAAACTGCCGGCGATCCGTTCGCTCTGCGTGCTCTATGTCGAGCTGATCCGCGGCGTGCCGTTGATCAGCCTGTTGTTCATGGCGAGCGTGATGTTCCCGCTGTTCATGCCCGACGGCGTCAACATCGACAAACTGCTGCGCGCGCAGATCGCCTTCATCCTCTATGCCGGCGCCTATCTCGCCGAAGTGGTGCGCGGCGGCCTCCAGGCGGTGCCGCGCGGGCAGTATGAAGCGGCGGATGCGCTCGGCCTGTCCTACTGGGAGAAGAACGCGCTGATCGTGCTGCCGCAGGCGATCCGCCACGTCATCCCGCCGCTGGTCAACACCTTCATCGCCTTCTTCAAGGACACCAGCCTCGTCCTGATCATCGGCATCTTCGACCTGCTCACGACCGCCAAGACCGCGATCGTCGATCCGGCCT
- a CDS encoding amino acid ABC transporter permease has product MTTSTPKRPPTRPWQFSLGDPRVAGLFWQILVVAIAVAIVAFLWSNALHNLSVRRISTGFAFLGREAGMPIADSWIDYTPKNNYLRAFIVGVVNTLRVAVIGIVLATVIGTLVGIARLSSNWLLARFAAVYVEVLRDLPLLLQLLFWYVLMQGLPAARQAWKPVEGVYLSNRGLILPSVPLHEANLWTILAVVAGLIVFYLVRRRLIAQQMLDGKARPAWPYALGLVVALPALVSWLLGASWSITLPELRGFNFVGGLTLAPEYFALLIALVTYTSAFIAEIVRSGIQAVPRGQSDAAKALGLKRSFVLQHIVLPQALRVIIPPMTSQYLNLTKNSSLAVAVGYQDIVSIANTTLNQTGQAIESIALIMMVFLTISLGISLFMNWYNARIALVER; this is encoded by the coding sequence GTGACGACATCGACGCCGAAACGCCCTCCCACACGTCCATGGCAGTTTTCGCTCGGCGATCCCCGCGTCGCCGGCCTGTTCTGGCAGATCCTGGTGGTCGCCATCGCGGTCGCCATCGTCGCCTTCCTGTGGTCGAACGCGCTGCATAATCTCTCGGTGCGCCGGATCTCGACCGGCTTCGCCTTCCTCGGCCGCGAGGCCGGCATGCCGATCGCCGACAGCTGGATCGACTACACGCCGAAGAACAATTATCTGCGCGCCTTCATCGTCGGCGTCGTCAACACGCTGCGCGTCGCCGTGATCGGCATCGTGCTGGCGACCGTGATCGGCACGCTGGTCGGCATCGCGCGGCTGTCGTCGAACTGGCTGCTGGCGCGGTTCGCCGCCGTCTATGTCGAGGTGCTGCGCGACCTGCCGCTCTTGCTGCAACTGCTGTTCTGGTACGTGCTGATGCAGGGCCTGCCGGCGGCGCGCCAGGCGTGGAAGCCGGTCGAGGGCGTCTATCTCTCCAATCGCGGACTCATTCTGCCGTCCGTCCCGCTGCATGAGGCCAATCTGTGGACGATCCTCGCGGTCGTCGCCGGCCTGATCGTGTTCTATCTCGTCAGGCGCCGCCTGATCGCGCAGCAGATGCTCGACGGCAAGGCGCGGCCGGCCTGGCCTTACGCGCTTGGCCTCGTCGTTGCGCTGCCCGCGCTGGTGTCGTGGCTTCTGGGCGCGAGCTGGAGCATCACGCTGCCGGAGCTGCGCGGCTTCAATTTCGTCGGCGGGCTGACGCTCGCGCCGGAATATTTCGCGCTCCTGATCGCGCTCGTCACCTACACCTCGGCCTTCATCGCCGAGATCGTGCGCAGCGGCATCCAGGCGGTGCCGCGCGGCCAGTCGGATGCCGCCAAGGCGCTCGGGCTGAAGCGAAGCTTCGTGCTGCAGCACATCGTGCTGCCGCAGGCGCTGCGCGTCATCATTCCGCCGATGACCAGCCAGTATCTCAACCTGACGAAAAATTCCTCGCTCGCGGTCGCGGTCGGCTACCAGGACATCGTCTCGATCGCCAACACCACGCTGAACCAGACCGGGCAGGCGATCGAGTCGATCGCGCTGATCATGATGGTGTTCCTCACCATCAGCCTCGGCATCAGCCTGTTCATGAACTGGTACAATGCGCGGATCGCGCTGGTGGAGCGCTGA
- a CDS encoding amino acid ABC transporter substrate-binding protein, translated as MYRGLITATVLVASITGASAATLDTVKQRGTLVCGVSTGFAGFSAPDSQGNFKGLDVDYCRALAAGVLGDPAKVRFVALTAQNRFTALQSGEIDVLYRNSTQTYLRGTTLGLRQGPVNFYDGQGFVVKKDLGVKEVKDLKGATVCVAQGTTHEVTLGDYGRANGIDWKPLVFDRPDTMYQAFFGGRCDAMTQDASALAGAVATAAPKADDYVVLPQTISKEPLGPFTRNGDEVWSDIITWLHYGLVEAEELGVTQANADEMTKSQTPAIQRLLGVSGDLGSRLGLDNKWLVAAIKAGGNYGEIFERNVGKASPLKLERGLNATWSKGGLMYAIPFK; from the coding sequence ATGTACAGAGGATTGATCACCGCAACCGTTCTCGTCGCAAGCATCACGGGCGCAAGCGCGGCGACGCTCGACACCGTCAAGCAGCGCGGCACGCTGGTGTGCGGCGTCTCGACCGGCTTTGCCGGTTTCTCGGCGCCGGACTCGCAGGGCAACTTCAAGGGCCTCGACGTCGACTATTGCCGCGCGCTTGCCGCCGGCGTGCTCGGCGATCCCGCCAAGGTGCGCTTTGTGGCGCTGACCGCACAGAACCGCTTCACCGCGCTGCAGTCCGGCGAGATCGACGTGCTCTACCGCAACTCGACGCAGACCTATCTGCGCGGCACCACGCTTGGGCTGCGCCAGGGCCCGGTCAATTTCTACGACGGCCAGGGCTTTGTGGTGAAGAAGGATCTCGGCGTGAAGGAGGTCAAGGATCTCAAGGGCGCCACGGTCTGCGTCGCGCAGGGCACCACGCATGAGGTGACGCTCGGCGACTACGGCCGCGCCAACGGCATCGACTGGAAGCCGCTGGTGTTCGACCGCCCCGACACCATGTACCAGGCCTTCTTCGGCGGCCGCTGCGATGCCATGACCCAGGACGCCTCCGCGCTGGCCGGCGCGGTCGCAACCGCCGCACCGAAGGCCGACGATTACGTCGTGCTGCCGCAGACCATCAGCAAGGAGCCGCTCGGCCCGTTCACCCGCAACGGCGACGAGGTCTGGAGCGACATCATCACCTGGCTGCACTACGGCCTGGTCGAGGCCGAGGAGCTCGGCGTCACCCAGGCCAATGCCGACGAGATGACGAAGTCGCAGACCCCGGCGATCCAGCGCCTGCTCGGCGTCTCCGGCGATCTCGGCTCGCGGCTCGGCCTCGACAACAAATGGCTGGTCGCGGCGATCAAGGCCGGTGGCAATTACGGCGAGATTTTTGAGCGCAATGTCGGCAAGGCAAGCCCGCTGAAGCTCGAGCGCGGGCTGAACGCCACCTGGAGCAAGGGCGGGTTGATGTACGCGATCCCGTTCAAATGA
- a CDS encoding SIS domain-containing protein — protein MAQAQPKPSPLNELCSALPSLPMRLQEVGRFVAANDYDATTRSMRELASVAGADPASFTRLAKALGYSGWDELRAALTEARRPAQGSPFSGRAKSRRAGPNADVRLVHDKLEAEAAGLARISASAIAEAARALHAANRIWITGFRSCRSVAELLTYQLRLFRPDAVQLVGGSGPFDLDHGAFRADDAVVVIGFAPYTLVSVETARAAHQARATLIAIADTISAPMAEGADHLLLFEAAASPGFFPSLTGAIAVAQSLAAVSFTLGGAGAKRKLEETEGRLAEMSQYFVEKG, from the coding sequence ATGGCCCAGGCTCAGCCGAAACCATCGCCCCTGAACGAATTGTGCAGCGCGTTGCCATCGCTGCCAATGCGGTTGCAGGAAGTCGGGCGGTTTGTCGCAGCCAACGACTACGACGCCACCACCCGCTCGATGCGCGAGCTCGCCTCCGTCGCCGGCGCCGATCCCGCCTCCTTCACCCGTCTTGCCAAGGCACTCGGCTATTCCGGCTGGGACGAATTGCGCGCCGCGCTCACCGAGGCGCGACGGCCGGCGCAGGGTTCGCCCTTTTCCGGCCGCGCCAAAAGCCGTCGTGCCGGGCCGAATGCCGATGTCCGGCTGGTGCACGACAAGCTGGAAGCGGAGGCCGCCGGCCTCGCGCGCATCTCGGCGAGTGCGATTGCGGAAGCCGCGCGCGCGCTGCATGCCGCCAACCGGATCTGGATCACGGGCTTTCGCAGCTGCCGCAGCGTTGCGGAACTCCTGACCTACCAGCTTCGCCTATTCCGTCCCGACGCCGTGCAGCTGGTCGGCGGTTCCGGCCCGTTCGATCTCGACCATGGCGCCTTCCGTGCCGACGACGCCGTGGTCGTGATCGGCTTTGCGCCCTACACGCTGGTCAGCGTCGAGACCGCGCGCGCGGCGCATCAGGCGCGCGCCACGCTGATCGCGATCGCCGACACCATCAGCGCGCCGATGGCCGAGGGCGCCGATCACCTGCTGCTGTTCGAGGCCGCCGCCTCGCCCGGCTTCTTCCCGAGCCTCACCGGCGCGATCGCGGTGGCGCAGTCGCTCGCTGCCGTCAGCTTCACGCTGGGCGGCGCGGGTGCCAAGCGCAAGCTGGAAGAGACCGAGGGCCGGCTTGCCGAAATGTCGCAATACTTTGTCGAGAAAGGATGA
- a CDS encoding MFS transporter: MSIELSARSRGAELSDEERKVLTATLVGTTIEWYDFFVYAQAAGLVFGALFFAPMNANNPLLAQIVSFATLGLSFLFRPLGAIVCGHLGDRFGRKNMLVVTLLLMGAATALVGLLPTYAQIGAWAPALLILLRILQGFSAGGEWGGAALMSVESAPVDKRSFFGSFPQIGTPLGMILATGVLWVLTATLGKQAMIEWGWRIPFLLSILLIVVGIVIRRTVEESPVFKAMQRRHRESSAPLKELMRNHSKEILRTALIFMANNAAGYILIAFIISYGTNTLKMPSEQLLLIGTLAAVSWFIFTLLGGILGDKIGRVRCFQIGYTLMVLWAVPMWFLIDSQNLLLFFISAVGLTIALGLSYGPQAALYAELFPAKVRYSGVSIGYALGAIFGGAFAPMIAQWIIGTYGESWRVGVYIAALALISLITVSTIKDPQGVDLNVHDAGT; encoded by the coding sequence ATGTCCATTGAACTGTCCGCGCGCTCGCGCGGCGCCGAACTGTCGGACGAGGAACGCAAGGTCCTCACGGCAACGCTCGTCGGCACCACGATCGAGTGGTACGACTTCTTCGTCTACGCCCAGGCGGCGGGCCTGGTGTTCGGCGCACTGTTCTTCGCGCCGATGAACGCGAACAACCCGCTGCTGGCGCAGATCGTGTCGTTTGCGACGCTCGGCCTCTCATTCCTGTTCCGCCCGCTCGGCGCCATCGTCTGCGGCCATCTCGGCGACCGCTTCGGGCGCAAGAACATGCTCGTCGTCACGCTGCTGTTGATGGGGGCGGCGACCGCGCTGGTCGGCCTGCTGCCGACCTATGCGCAGATCGGTGCCTGGGCGCCGGCACTCCTTATCCTCCTGCGCATCCTGCAGGGTTTCTCGGCTGGCGGCGAGTGGGGCGGCGCGGCGCTGATGTCGGTGGAATCGGCGCCCGTCGACAAGCGCAGCTTCTTCGGCTCGTTCCCGCAGATCGGCACGCCGCTCGGCATGATTCTCGCGACCGGCGTGCTCTGGGTGCTGACCGCGACGCTCGGCAAGCAGGCGATGATCGAATGGGGCTGGCGGATTCCGTTCCTGCTGTCGATCCTCCTGATCGTGGTCGGCATCGTGATCCGCCGCACTGTCGAAGAGTCCCCGGTGTTCAAGGCGATGCAGCGCCGGCACAGGGAATCCTCGGCGCCGCTCAAGGAGCTGATGCGCAATCACAGTAAGGAAATCCTGCGCACCGCGTTGATCTTCATGGCCAACAACGCGGCCGGCTACATCCTGATCGCGTTCATCATCAGCTACGGCACCAACACGCTGAAGATGCCGTCGGAGCAGCTGCTGCTGATCGGCACGCTGGCCGCGGTGAGCTGGTTCATCTTCACGCTGCTCGGCGGCATCCTCGGCGACAAAATCGGCCGCGTGCGCTGCTTCCAGATCGGCTACACCCTGATGGTGCTGTGGGCAGTACCGATGTGGTTTCTGATCGACAGCCAGAACCTGCTGCTGTTCTTCATCAGCGCGGTCGGCCTCACCATCGCGCTCGGCCTGTCCTATGGCCCGCAGGCGGCGCTCTATGCCGAGCTGTTTCCGGCCAAGGTGCGCTACTCCGGCGTCTCGATCGGCTACGCGCTCGGCGCCATCTTCGGCGGCGCCTTCGCGCCGATGATCGCGCAATGGATCATCGGCACCTACGGCGAATCGTGGCGTGTCGGCGTCTACATCGCGGCGCTGGCACTGATCTCGCTGATCACGGTGTCCACGATCAAGGATCCGCAAGGCGTCGATTTGAACGTCCACGATGCAGGGACGTAG
- a CDS encoding aspartate/glutamate racemase family protein: MRITLIHALKHSIVPIEASFARHWPEARLMNLLDDSLSADLARDGKLNKRMTERFLTIGRYAVSTGANGILFTCSAFGPCIEAVAREHAPMPVLKPNEAMIEQAVAKGKRIGLLSTFPPTLVSMPPEFPSSVTLLPKLAEGALAALDRGDRAEHDRIVVEASKDLRDCDLIALAQYSMAPAAERVAEATGREVLTTPDSAVKKLKAMLGVG, from the coding sequence ATGCGCATCACCCTGATTCACGCTTTGAAGCATTCGATCGTTCCGATCGAGGCGTCATTCGCAAGGCATTGGCCGGAGGCGCGGCTGATGAACCTGCTCGACGACAGCCTGTCGGCCGACCTCGCGCGCGACGGAAAGCTTAACAAGCGCATGACCGAGCGCTTCCTCACCATCGGCCGCTATGCCGTGAGCACCGGCGCCAACGGCATCCTGTTCACCTGCTCGGCGTTCGGTCCCTGCATCGAGGCGGTGGCGCGCGAGCACGCGCCGATGCCGGTCTTGAAGCCGAACGAGGCGATGATCGAGCAGGCGGTGGCGAAGGGGAAACGCATCGGCCTGCTCTCGACCTTCCCGCCGACGCTGGTGTCGATGCCGCCGGAATTTCCATCGTCGGTGACGCTGCTGCCAAAGCTCGCCGAGGGCGCGCTGGCGGCGCTCGACCGCGGCGACCGCGCCGAGCACGACCGCATCGTGGTCGAGGCGTCCAAGGATTTGCGCGACTGCGATCTGATCGCGCTCGCGCAGTACAGCATGGCACCCGCCGCCGAACGCGTCGCCGAAGCCACCGGCCGCGAGGTGCTTACGACACCCGACAGCGCGGTCAAGAAGCTGAAGGCGATGCTCGGGGTTGGCTAG
- a CDS encoding aspartate aminotransferase family protein, whose protein sequence is MAAPKSRVMHRSLRETPPKAIGGDGVFLIAEDGRRILDSSGGAAVSCLGHQHPRILAAIAKQASTLAYAHTGFFSSAPAEELAERLVGHEPGGLSYVYFVSGGSEAIEASIKLARQYFIERGEPKRARFIARRQSYHGNTLGALSAGGNAWRREPYAPLLSPSFSHVTPAFAYHEQRDDESEAAFVGRLAAELETEFQRLGPDTVAAFIAEPVVGATAGCVPAPEGYFKAVREICNRHGALLILDEVMCGMGRTGTLHAWEQEGIAPDIQAVAKGLGGGYQPIGAMLASGTIVDTVRDGSGAFQHGHTYLAHPLACAAALEVQKTIAEEKLLDQVKERGRQLEQLLVERFGNHRHVGDIRGRGLFWAIELVADRGTRQPFDPKLKLHQRIKSAAFAGGLGCYPSGGTADGQRGDHVLLAPPYIATPGDIDMIVERLGAAVDTALKDVGHGA, encoded by the coding sequence TTGGCCGCCCCCAAGAGCCGCGTGATGCATCGCAGCCTGCGCGAAACCCCGCCGAAAGCAATCGGCGGCGACGGCGTGTTTCTGATCGCGGAGGATGGCCGCCGTATTCTCGACTCGTCCGGCGGCGCCGCCGTCTCCTGCCTCGGCCATCAGCATCCGCGCATTCTGGCCGCGATCGCCAAGCAGGCCTCGACGCTCGCTTATGCCCATACCGGCTTCTTCTCCTCCGCGCCTGCGGAAGAACTCGCCGAGCGGCTCGTCGGACACGAGCCCGGCGGTCTCTCCTATGTCTATTTCGTCAGCGGCGGATCGGAGGCGATCGAGGCATCGATCAAGCTGGCGCGGCAATATTTCATCGAGCGCGGCGAGCCGAAGCGCGCGCGCTTCATCGCACGCCGCCAGAGCTATCACGGCAACACGCTCGGCGCGCTGTCGGCCGGCGGCAATGCCTGGCGCCGCGAGCCCTACGCGCCGCTGCTGTCGCCGTCGTTCAGCCATGTCACGCCGGCCTTCGCCTATCACGAGCAGCGCGACGATGAATCCGAGGCTGCGTTCGTCGGCCGCCTCGCCGCCGAGCTCGAAACCGAATTCCAGCGGCTCGGCCCCGACACCGTCGCGGCCTTCATCGCCGAGCCCGTGGTCGGCGCCACCGCCGGCTGCGTGCCGGCGCCCGAGGGCTACTTCAAGGCGGTGCGCGAGATCTGCAACCGTCACGGCGCGCTGTTGATCCTCGACGAGGTGATGTGCGGCATGGGCCGCACCGGCACGCTGCATGCGTGGGAGCAGGAGGGCATCGCGCCCGACATCCAGGCGGTCGCCAAGGGTCTCGGCGGCGGCTATCAGCCGATCGGCGCGATGCTTGCGAGCGGCACCATCGTCGACACCGTACGCGACGGCTCGGGCGCGTTCCAGCACGGCCACACTTATCTGGCGCATCCGCTCGCCTGCGCCGCCGCGCTCGAGGTGCAGAAGACGATCGCTGAGGAAAAGCTGCTCGATCAGGTCAAGGAGCGCGGCAGGCAGCTCGAGCAGCTCCTCGTCGAACGCTTCGGCAATCACCGCCATGTCGGCGACATCAGGGGTCGCGGCCTGTTCTGGGCGATCGAGCTGGTCGCCGACCGCGGCACAAGGCAGCCGTTCGATCCCAAGCTGAAGCTACATCAGCGGATCAAGTCCGCGGCCTTCGCCGGCGGCCTCGGCTGCTATCCCTCGGGCGGCACCGCCGACGGCCAGCGCGGCGACCACGTGCTGCTCGCCCCGCCCTATATCGCAACGCCCGGCGACATCGACATGATCGTCGAAAGGCTCGGCGCTGCGGTGGACACCGCGTTGAAGGATGTTGGTCACGGCGCATGA
- a CDS encoding LysR family transcriptional regulator — protein MNLRQALTFLTVAELGTVSKAALRLRVAQPALSRQIIGLEQELGLRLFDRVGRRLLLTGEGEQLIAGCRLLLSSASSLKEQAQLLREGDTGVLKIAGSPQHIESVLSQFLHRYAKRYPRVEVRIREGTGNEILTMLERGEIHLGQNLLHAVKLSEQHFGSLPLGSVELLAACHPSMPLGPQTTIEVADLAEFPLLLMDSGFGFRRAFDAAARMAGLKPAIAFESRNPHTLLALAEAGHGIAIVPSQLQCQRYELRIVGLTHRRRVLQEPLTISWDKRRPLPRFATDYCAMLAEHMRETFPITRPTEPTSANTKGKHRFRAQRAARKMRRLRN, from the coding sequence ATGAACCTTCGACAGGCCCTCACGTTCCTGACCGTGGCCGAGCTCGGCACCGTCTCGAAGGCTGCGTTGCGGTTGCGGGTCGCCCAGCCGGCCCTGTCCAGGCAAATCATCGGACTTGAGCAGGAGCTCGGCCTGCGGCTGTTCGATCGGGTCGGGCGCCGCCTTTTGCTGACCGGTGAAGGCGAGCAGTTGATTGCAGGCTGCCGACTGCTGCTCAGCAGCGCCAGCTCACTGAAAGAGCAGGCTCAATTGCTCCGCGAGGGAGACACGGGAGTTCTAAAGATAGCCGGGTCGCCGCAACACATCGAGAGTGTCCTATCGCAATTTCTGCACCGGTATGCGAAGCGCTATCCCCGCGTTGAAGTAAGGATCAGGGAGGGGACGGGCAACGAAATATTGACGATGCTCGAACGCGGCGAAATTCATCTCGGCCAAAACCTGCTGCACGCAGTCAAGTTGAGCGAGCAGCACTTCGGCAGCCTTCCACTTGGATCTGTAGAGCTGCTGGCTGCCTGCCATCCCTCGATGCCGCTCGGCCCACAAACGACGATTGAGGTAGCCGACCTTGCCGAGTTTCCGCTGCTGCTGATGGACAGCGGATTCGGATTTCGGCGTGCTTTCGATGCGGCAGCCCGCATGGCGGGACTGAAGCCTGCGATTGCATTCGAGAGCCGGAACCCGCACACCTTGCTCGCACTCGCCGAGGCGGGGCACGGCATAGCGATCGTTCCTTCCCAGCTGCAGTGCCAGCGCTACGAATTGAGGATTGTCGGTCTCACGCACAGGCGCCGGGTGTTGCAGGAGCCCCTGACCATCTCTTGGGACAAGCGGCGCCCCTTGCCTCGTTTCGCGACCGACTATTGTGCAATGCTCGCAGAGCATATGCGCGAGACGTTTCCGATCACGCGCCCGACGGAGCCGACCTCAGCCAACACGAAAGGGAAGCATCGGTTCCGCGCGCAGCGCGCGGCCCGCAAGATGAGAAGGCTACGTAATTGA